A portion of the Streptococcus sp. Marseille-Q6470 genome contains these proteins:
- a CDS encoding O-antigen ligase — protein MKSIGIIEKLKGLSKQELVLLTVILSIFLPFYIFVIIFIAYLIGLIFTGEMKGILKRLSHHFILLLFIGYSGVISLLAQNVMGMVSTLGMFLFAIFFYYYQAHLTPKFFRLVLQAVLSLSVLASVFAALEHFQIVKKFDYTFLSPKMQVWHQNRAEVAFFNPNYYGIICCFCIMIGFYLISTTKLRWLRIFSVIAIFANLFGLNFTQNRTAFPAIIFGAIIYLFTTIKNWRAFWLSIGVFGVGLAFLFSSDLGVRMGTLDSSMEERVSIWNAGMALFKQNPFWGEGPLTYMHSYPRIFAPYHEHAHSIYIDTILSYGVVGTVLLGIASSDPIRKLIDMSQVPSKRPILGLYLSFLTVVAVHGIFDLALFWIQSAFIFLLVMCSLPLKHSMVSELVD, from the coding sequence GTGAAATCAATAGGTATCATTGAAAAATTGAAAGGCTTATCCAAGCAAGAGTTAGTCTTGCTAACTGTTATTCTAAGTATTTTCTTGCCTTTTTATATTTTCGTTATTATTTTTATCGCCTACTTAATAGGTCTTATATTTACAGGAGAGATGAAGGGGATATTAAAACGATTATCCCACCATTTTATCTTACTTTTATTTATCGGCTATAGTGGTGTTATCTCTCTTTTAGCTCAAAATGTGATGGGGATGGTTTCCACTTTAGGAATGTTCCTCTTTGCAATTTTCTTTTACTATTACCAGGCTCATCTAACCCCTAAATTTTTTAGATTGGTTTTACAGGCGGTTCTGTCGCTTAGCGTGTTGGCCTCGGTTTTCGCAGCTCTAGAGCATTTTCAAATTGTAAAGAAATTTGATTATACTTTCTTATCACCTAAGATGCAGGTTTGGCATCAGAATCGTGCTGAAGTAGCCTTCTTTAATCCTAATTATTATGGAATTATCTGTTGCTTCTGTATTATGATTGGATTTTACCTAATTAGTACAACTAAATTGAGATGGTTGAGAATTTTCTCAGTGATTGCAATTTTTGCGAATTTGTTTGGATTAAATTTCACCCAAAATAGAACAGCTTTTCCAGCTATTATCTTTGGTGCGATTATTTATCTTTTCACAACCATTAAGAACTGGCGTGCCTTCTGGCTCAGTATTGGAGTATTTGGTGTTGGTCTAGCCTTCCTCTTCTCGAGTGATTTGGGAGTTCGAATGGGAACGCTCGATTCATCTATGGAAGAACGAGTATCTATCTGGAACGCGGGTATGGCCTTATTCAAACAAAATCCCTTCTGGGGTGAGGGTCCCCTAACCTATATGCACTCTTACCCTCGTATTTTTGCTCCTTATCATGAACATGCTCATAGTATTTACATTGATACGATATTGAGTTACGGTGTAGTAGGGACGGTATTATTAGGGATTGCCTCTTCAGACCCAATCCGAAAATTAATCGATATGAGTCAAGTACCAAGTAAACGACCTATCCTTGGACTTTATCTTTCATTTTTAACAGTAGTTGCTGTACATGGAATTTTTGACCTGGCCCTCTTCTGGATTCAATCAGCCTTTATCTTCCTTCTAGTGATGTGTAGTTTACCACTCAAACATAGTATGGTTTCAGAACTTGTTGATTAA
- the birA gene encoding bifunctional biotin--[acetyl-CoA-carboxylase] ligase/biotin operon repressor BirA — protein sequence MKSYQEVYKILAHETDYLSGEKIAEILNLSRTSVWKAIQRLQQEGLEIDSIKNRGYKLLHGDLILPQEIEANSPISVQFKPITKSTQSDAKEAMEAGAKGDTLYLSTSQTMGRGRFQRPYYSPDKGGIYMSLHLKPNLSYLDLPAYTLLTAAAIYKAVKNLSLIDLDIKWVNDLYLNQKKIAGILTEAITSVETGLVTDVIIGVGINFSIADFPKNLQGKAGSLFSKSSPITRNELIAEIWKCFYETDADELLYLYKKRSIVLGKEISFKKDQEIISGKACDISDQGQLQIELATGAKIWLNSGEVSLTKW from the coding sequence ATGAAATCCTACCAAGAAGTTTACAAAATCTTAGCTCATGAAACAGATTATTTAAGCGGAGAGAAAATCGCTGAAATATTAAACCTCTCTCGCACCTCTGTTTGGAAGGCTATCCAACGCCTCCAACAAGAAGGTTTAGAAATTGACAGCATCAAAAACCGTGGTTACAAACTTCTTCATGGTGACCTAATCTTACCTCAAGAAATAGAAGCTAACAGCCCAATCTCAGTTCAATTTAAACCTATCACCAAATCAACCCAGAGTGATGCCAAGGAGGCTATGGAAGCTGGTGCCAAAGGAGATACACTCTACCTCTCGACTAGCCAAACGATGGGCCGTGGTCGATTTCAACGTCCCTACTACTCTCCAGACAAGGGGGGAATCTATATGTCTCTCCACCTCAAACCCAATCTTTCTTATCTAGATTTACCAGCTTATACACTCTTAACTGCTGCTGCTATTTATAAGGCTGTTAAAAATTTGAGCTTGATTGATTTAGACATTAAATGGGTAAATGATCTGTATCTAAATCAGAAAAAAATAGCTGGTATTCTAACTGAAGCTATCACTTCTGTCGAAACCGGACTTGTTACAGATGTTATTATTGGTGTTGGAATTAACTTTTCTATCGCAGATTTTCCAAAAAATCTGCAAGGGAAAGCTGGAAGTCTCTTTTCTAAAAGCAGCCCCATCACTCGCAATGAACTGATTGCTGAAATTTGGAAATGTTTCTACGAAACAGATGCCGATGAGCTACTTTATCTCTATAAAAAACGCTCCATCGTTTTAGGAAAAGAAATTTCCTTCAAGAAGGATCAGGAAATCATCTCAGGAAAAGCCTGTGACATTTCGGATCAGGGCCAACTACAGATAGAATTAGCAACTGGTGCAAAAATCTGGCTCAATAGCGGTGAAGTTTCGCTTACCAAATGGTAA
- a CDS encoding acetate kinase, which produces MTKTIAINAGSSSLKWQLYQMPEEKVLAKGLIERIGLKDSVSTVKFDGRSEEQVLDIENHTLAVKILLDDLIRFNIINSYDEITGVGHRVVAGGEYFKESTVVEGDVLEKIEELGLLAPLHNPANAAGIRAFKELLPDITSVAVFDTSFHTTMPEKAYRYPLPTKYYTENKVRKYGAHGTSHQYVAQEAAKLLGRPLEELKLITCHIGNGASITAVKGGQSIDTSMGFTPLGGVMMGTRTGDIDPAIIPYLMQYTEDFNKPEDISRILNRESGLLGVSGKSSDMRDVIAAMEAGNHDATLAFEMYVDRIQKHIGQYLAVLNGADAIIFTAGVGENATLVREKVISGISWFGCDVDPEKNVFGVTGDISTDAAKIRVLVIPTDEELVIARDVERLKK; this is translated from the coding sequence ATGACAAAAACCATTGCAATTAACGCTGGAAGCTCAAGCTTGAAATGGCAACTTTACCAAATGCCAGAAGAAAAGGTGCTTGCAAAAGGTTTGATTGAGCGAATTGGATTGAAGGATTCTGTATCAACAGTTAAGTTTGATGGTCGTTCTGAAGAACAAGTTCTTGATATTGAAAACCATACTTTGGCTGTAAAAATCTTGCTTGATGACTTGATTCGTTTTAATATTATTAACTCTTATGATGAAATTACTGGTGTTGGACACCGTGTCGTTGCAGGTGGTGAGTACTTCAAAGAGTCTACAGTTGTTGAAGGCGATGTCTTAGAAAAAATTGAAGAACTAGGACTTCTTGCTCCATTGCACAACCCTGCAAATGCTGCAGGTATTCGTGCCTTCAAAGAATTGTTGCCAGATATCACAAGTGTAGCGGTCTTTGATACATCATTCCACACAACAATGCCAGAAAAAGCATACCGTTATCCATTACCAACTAAGTACTATACAGAAAACAAAGTTCGTAAATACGGTGCGCACGGAACAAGTCACCAATATGTTGCTCAAGAAGCAGCAAAACTCTTGGGCCGTCCACTAGAAGAATTGAAATTAATCACTTGCCATATTGGTAACGGTGCTTCTATTACAGCTGTTAAAGGTGGTCAATCAATCGATACATCAATGGGATTCACTCCACTTGGTGGTGTTATGATGGGAACTCGTACAGGGGATATTGACCCAGCTATCATTCCTTATTTAATGCAATATACAGAGGACTTTAACAAACCTGAGGATATCAGTCGTATTCTTAATCGTGAGTCAGGATTGCTGGGTGTTTCAGGTAAGTCTAGTGATATGCGTGATGTGATTGCTGCAATGGAAGCAGGGAATCATGATGCTACTTTGGCCTTTGAAATGTATGTTGACCGTATCCAAAAACATATTGGCCAATACTTGGCAGTCCTAAACGGAGCAGATGCTATCATCTTTACTGCTGGTGTTGGTGAAAATGCAACACTTGTCCGTGAGAAAGTCATCTCAGGCATTTCTTGGTTTGGTTGTGATGTAGATCCAGAGAAAAATGTTTTTGGTGTAACTGGAGACATCTCTACAGATGCTGCAAAAATTCGTGTCCTTGTCATTCCAACGGATGAAGAACTTGTTATTGCGCGTGATGTTGAACGTTTGAAAAAATAA